The proteins below come from a single Chryseobacterium nepalense genomic window:
- a CDS encoding tetratricopeptide repeat protein — protein MEEYFGNELVKKFEEMMENNDEFYFDTEELEDIIVYYLELGDFNYADTAVNYGLKLHPNSLDIKIKKLEILLEWEDYNTAKELIDELKGSSMENTDFLVCYAKYYSNLGNPRKSIDICKKALELKEEENFLHNFIADEYVNLGDPFNALKHYRKALKEDPTDDYALENCMVCFSDLNKSDEAIAFLNEYLDEYAYSEIAWFEYGQFYFNRKNYDEAIKGYDYLLAINSSSVGVYANKAACYEALGDYKKAISVYEEMLELEYTKAFTFYKIGLCYKALKQPIVALNAFQKSLREDPQFYLAMMEQSYIYEEMGGMSEALHFAREATHLNENNLDYQKRLAFLFIDAGKFEESLTCLKKLVDTEPSRFYNWYAYSEVLMLLGEYEEAILVLNNAVKTHHRAELYYQLSNCYFNLKDQEKGKEVLLQALDLDPSLVSDMQKKYPFIKDEVKKAKARVKKKNSEG, from the coding sequence TTGGAAGAATATTTTGGAAATGAACTTGTAAAAAAGTTCGAGGAAATGATGGAAAATAATGATGAATTCTACTTTGATACAGAAGAGCTGGAAGACATTATTGTTTATTACCTGGAGCTGGGAGACTTTAATTATGCAGATACTGCAGTAAATTATGGACTCAAGCTTCACCCAAATTCCTTAGACATCAAGATCAAAAAGCTTGAAATTCTTTTGGAATGGGAAGATTATAATACGGCTAAAGAGCTGATCGATGAGCTGAAAGGTTCTTCTATGGAAAACACAGACTTTTTGGTCTGCTATGCAAAGTATTATTCGAATTTAGGAAACCCAAGAAAATCCATTGATATCTGTAAAAAAGCATTAGAACTGAAAGAAGAAGAAAACTTCCTTCACAATTTTATTGCTGATGAATATGTAAATCTTGGAGATCCTTTTAACGCTCTTAAACATTACAGAAAAGCACTTAAAGAAGATCCTACAGACGATTATGCACTGGAAAACTGTATGGTCTGCTTTTCCGATCTGAATAAGAGTGATGAGGCAATTGCATTCCTGAATGAATATCTTGATGAATATGCCTATTCGGAAATTGCCTGGTTTGAATATGGACAATTTTACTTTAACAGGAAAAATTACGACGAAGCCATTAAAGGATACGATTATTTACTGGCCATCAACTCAAGCTCGGTAGGAGTGTATGCCAACAAGGCAGCCTGTTATGAAGCTTTAGGAGATTATAAAAAAGCGATATCCGTTTACGAAGAAATGCTTGAACTGGAGTACACAAAAGCATTTACCTTTTATAAAATCGGACTTTGTTATAAAGCCTTAAAACAACCGATTGTGGCTTTAAACGCTTTCCAGAAGTCATTACGGGAAGATCCTCAATTTTATCTTGCGATGATGGAACAATCCTATATCTACGAAGAAATGGGCGGGATGAGCGAAGCCTTACATTTTGCAAGAGAGGCGACGCACCTGAATGAAAACAATCTTGATTATCAAAAAAGACTGGCATTTTTATTTATTGATGCAGGAAAATTTGAGGAAAGTCTTACCTGCCTGAAAAAGCTGGTAGATACAGAGCCGTCAAGGTTTTATAATTGGTACGCTTATTCTGAAGTGCTGATGCTGTTGGGCGAATATGAAGAAGCTATCTTGGTTTTAAATAATGCCGTAAAAACACATCACAGAGCAGAATTATATTACCAGCTTAGCAATTGTTATTTCAACCTGAAAGATCAGGAAAAGGGCAAAGAAGTACTGCTTCAGGCTTTGGATCTTGATCCGTCTCTGGTTTCGGATATGCAGAAAAAATATCCTTTCATTAAAGATGAGGTGAAAAAAGCAAAAGCCAGAGTGAAAAAGAAAAATTCCGAAGGTTAA
- a CDS encoding YoaK family protein, translated as MLRNYSNSRTLGDNIRLGTLTAFTAGTINIASLLIFLSFTSNVTGHYAILAAEISKANWSQVAVVGGWIFLFFFGGFVSNFMVINFNRKSKYFAHAMPLVLEIACLLFVGIYGQFYYRKTLEETEYLVALMLFATGLQNGLTASISNFSVKTTHLTGTTTDLGILFSMFTQKKFRKNGELVARAKLLMSIMLAYVLGAVFSGLTYYYLEFRVFYVISLCLLVVIGYDAYKIHLRHYNTQYRYSKIYRKPNFLAFLYDKIHGGSGIKQKGEKKRKLIFEE; from the coding sequence ATGTTAAGGAATTATAGTAACAGCAGGACGTTGGGAGACAACATAAGACTGGGAACGCTGACTGCCTTTACGGCGGGTACTATAAATATTGCTTCCCTGTTGATATTTCTCTCGTTTACGTCAAACGTAACAGGGCATTATGCTATCCTCGCAGCAGAAATCAGTAAAGCCAACTGGTCGCAGGTTGCCGTAGTGGGAGGCTGGATTTTTCTTTTCTTCTTCGGAGGGTTTGTATCCAATTTTATGGTCATCAACTTCAACAGGAAGAGTAAATATTTCGCGCATGCCATGCCGTTGGTGCTTGAAATAGCATGCCTCCTTTTTGTAGGAATCTATGGACAGTTTTATTATCGTAAAACCCTTGAGGAAACAGAATATCTGGTCGCATTAATGCTTTTTGCTACAGGACTACAGAATGGTTTAACGGCAAGTATTTCCAACTTCTCCGTGAAAACAACCCACCTTACCGGTACTACCACCGACCTTGGAATTCTGTTTTCTATGTTTACCCAGAAAAAATTCAGGAAAAACGGAGAGTTGGTAGCAAGAGCCAAATTGTTAATGAGTATTATGCTTGCGTATGTTTTGGGAGCGGTATTTTCCGGACTTACCTATTATTATCTTGAGTTCAGAGTTTTTTATGTGATCAGTCTTTGCTTGCTGGTTGTAATTGGATATGATGCCTATAAAATTCATCTGAGACATTATAACACGCAATATAGATACAGCAAAATATATAGAAAACCTAACTTTTTAGCTTTTCTGTATGATAAGATCCATGGAGGTTCGGGAATCAAACAAAAAGGAGAGAAAAAGAGAAAACTTATTTTCGAAGAATAA
- a CDS encoding FeoA family protein, with translation MGKILGYDNDSLKMPNKIIEMGLLPETSFRILYQAPFKGPMYVEFGEEKSRIALREEEGRYIIVEELN, from the coding sequence ATGGGAAAGATTTTAGGGTATGATAACGACAGCCTTAAAATGCCTAACAAAATTATCGAAATGGGGCTTCTTCCGGAAACCTCGTTCAGGATTCTGTATCAGGCCCCTTTCAAAGGACCGATGTATGTAGAATTCGGGGAAGAAAAAAGCCGGATTGCGCTTCGTGAAGAAGAGGGCAGATATATTATTGTTGAAGAATTGAATTGA
- the glmM gene encoding phosphoglucosamine mutase, whose amino-acid sequence MSLIKSISGIRGTIGGKINDNLTPLDVVKFASAFGTWLQNNNNKKDLTLVIGRDARISGQMVSSLVTATLQGLGINVIDLGLSTTPTVEIMVPELKADGGIILTASHNPKQWNALKLLNNKGEFISGENGAEVLALAESEDFNYAEVDDLGKYETRDDAFDIHIQQILDLPMVDVEAIKAKKFKVVLDAVNSTGGIAIPMLLDKLGCETVKLYCEPTGHFPHNPEPLKEHLGDICELVKKEGADFGIVVDPDVDRLALIDEKGEMFGEEYTLVAVADYLLKNKNGVAISNLSSSRALRDVAKSHNSDYFASAVGEVNVVTLMKEKNAVIGGEGNGGIIYPDLHYGRDSLVGVALFLTHIAKENKTVSELRAGYPSYFMGKKKIELTPEINVDDILTKMEKEYQNEEVSTIDGVKIDFENNWVHLRKSNTEPIIRIYTEAKSQEEADRLGDEMIAKINSLI is encoded by the coding sequence ATGTCACTAATAAAAAGTATTTCAGGAATCCGTGGAACGATCGGAGGAAAAATAAATGATAACCTTACACCGCTTGATGTGGTGAAATTTGCTTCCGCATTCGGAACCTGGCTTCAGAATAACAACAATAAAAAAGACCTTACCCTCGTTATTGGTAGAGATGCAAGGATTTCCGGGCAGATGGTGTCCTCTCTCGTTACCGCTACATTACAAGGGTTGGGAATTAACGTAATCGATCTGGGGCTTTCCACTACGCCAACCGTGGAAATTATGGTCCCTGAACTGAAAGCCGACGGAGGAATTATTCTAACGGCTTCTCATAACCCAAAACAATGGAATGCCCTGAAATTACTCAATAATAAAGGTGAATTCATCAGCGGAGAAAACGGAGCCGAAGTTTTAGCCCTTGCAGAAAGTGAAGATTTCAACTATGCGGAAGTTGATGATCTTGGAAAATATGAAACAAGAGATGATGCTTTTGATATTCATATTCAGCAAATTTTAGATCTTCCGATGGTTGATGTAGAAGCTATTAAAGCTAAAAAGTTCAAGGTAGTATTGGATGCTGTAAATTCAACTGGAGGAATTGCCATTCCAATGCTGTTGGATAAACTTGGTTGCGAAACAGTAAAATTATACTGTGAACCAACCGGCCATTTCCCGCACAATCCGGAACCATTGAAAGAGCATTTAGGAGACATCTGTGAACTGGTAAAAAAAGAAGGAGCAGATTTCGGAATTGTAGTAGATCCTGATGTGGACAGATTAGCTTTAATCGACGAAAAAGGTGAAATGTTCGGGGAAGAATACACGTTGGTTGCCGTTGCAGATTATCTGCTGAAAAACAAAAACGGTGTAGCTATTTCAAACCTTTCATCAAGCCGTGCATTAAGAGATGTTGCAAAAAGTCACAACTCAGACTATTTTGCAAGTGCAGTTGGAGAAGTGAATGTAGTTACATTAATGAAGGAGAAAAATGCTGTTATCGGCGGTGAAGGAAACGGAGGAATTATCTATCCGGATCTTCATTACGGTAGAGATTCTCTAGTAGGAGTTGCTTTGTTTTTAACACATATTGCCAAAGAAAACAAAACGGTTTCTGAACTAAGAGCAGGGTACCCGAGCTATTTCATGGGTAAAAAGAAAATAGAGCTTACCCCGGAAATAAATGTAGATGATATTTTAACCAAAATGGAAAAAGAATATCAAAATGAAGAGGTCTCCACCATCGATGGAGTAAAAATAGATTTTGAAAATAACTGGGTTCACCTGAGAAAATCAAATACGGAACCTATTATCAGAATCTATACCGAGGCTAAATCGCAGGAAGAAGCCGACCGGTTAGGTGATGAAATGATAGCTAAAATCAATAGCTTGATTTAA
- the feoB gene encoding ferrous iron transport protein B, producing MQGNHTKQILLVGNPNVGKSTVFNALCNKKQKTGNYAGVTVASHSGFYTYKNEVVEVVDLPGSYSIYPSSEDEAIFSKFVMENQKDYAGVIYILEALSLKRGLLLFQQIQDLGIPMILVVNQIDQAERRGISIDIDAFSESIGITIIRTNAKEQIGIEELKEAVFQNNFLKTSAQSFEIPSEHRDFIHKVASYKGIDNEYKTWLTLSLGTDLGKINSVVEQINEPDSKSLVPKRLQVQETVRRYQNIDSILSNVISKKPQFKELLTEKLDKVLVHKFWGYVVFMMILLVIFQSVFFLAEYPMNWIDEFFAWLSAFTGEHLPEGPLNSLISNGIVPGIGGIVIFAPQIGILLYFLYLLEDSGYMARVVFLMDRLLRPFGLNGKSIVPLVSGTACAIPAVISTRNIENLKERLLTILVTPFMTCSARLPVYSIIIGLIISDGTFLGIKYKALVLMGMYLLGFVVALFSAAVLNRFIKNKGKTYLVMDLPTYKKPLFGYDFKMVLGKVWDFITGAGKIIFIVSIIIWFLSYFGPKQKPDQFVATNVELDHSYLAKMGKGIEPVIAPLGYDWKMGVGILTSFVAREVFVGTMSTLYSLEDDAPEVKVIDKMRRDVKPNGEKVFSFATGVSVLLFYAFAMQCISTLAVVYRETKSWKWTALQVIMMTGLAYFVSMFAYQILK from the coding sequence ATGCAGGGAAATCATACAAAACAAATACTGTTAGTCGGAAATCCTAATGTAGGGAAATCCACGGTTTTCAATGCGCTTTGCAACAAAAAGCAGAAAACAGGGAACTATGCAGGTGTTACGGTAGCCAGCCATTCCGGATTTTATACCTATAAAAATGAAGTGGTGGAAGTGGTGGATCTGCCGGGATCCTACAGTATTTATCCAAGCTCGGAAGATGAAGCGATCTTTTCGAAGTTTGTGATGGAAAATCAAAAAGATTATGCGGGGGTAATCTATATTCTTGAGGCATTAAGCCTAAAAAGAGGACTGCTTCTGTTTCAGCAGATCCAAGACCTCGGAATTCCGATGATTCTGGTGGTAAACCAGATCGATCAGGCCGAAAGAAGAGGAATTTCTATTGATATTGACGCATTTTCAGAATCGATAGGTATTACAATTATTCGTACCAATGCAAAAGAACAGATTGGTATTGAAGAACTGAAAGAAGCTGTTTTCCAGAATAATTTTCTGAAAACTTCTGCTCAATCATTTGAAATACCGTCAGAACATAGAGATTTTATCCATAAAGTTGCTTCATACAAAGGTATAGATAACGAATATAAAACCTGGCTTACATTATCACTCGGGACGGATTTGGGAAAAATTAATTCTGTTGTTGAGCAAATAAATGAGCCCGATTCGAAAAGTCTTGTTCCTAAAAGATTACAGGTACAGGAAACGGTCAGACGTTATCAGAATATTGACAGTATTTTATCAAACGTTATTTCTAAAAAACCTCAGTTTAAAGAATTATTAACCGAGAAATTAGATAAGGTACTGGTTCATAAATTCTGGGGATATGTTGTTTTCATGATGATTCTGCTGGTCATTTTCCAAAGCGTATTTTTCCTTGCGGAATATCCGATGAACTGGATCGATGAATTCTTTGCATGGCTTTCCGCTTTTACGGGAGAGCACCTTCCGGAAGGACCTTTAAATTCACTTATTTCTAATGGAATTGTTCCTGGAATCGGGGGGATTGTCATCTTCGCACCGCAGATCGGAATTTTGTTATACTTTCTTTACCTTCTTGAAGATTCAGGATATATGGCAAGAGTGGTCTTCCTTATGGACAGGCTTCTTCGTCCTTTCGGACTGAACGGGAAAAGTATTGTTCCGCTGGTTTCCGGGACAGCCTGTGCAATTCCTGCGGTAATTTCAACAAGAAATATAGAAAACCTTAAAGAAAGGTTATTAACAATTCTGGTAACGCCTTTCATGACTTGTTCTGCAAGACTTCCTGTTTACAGCATCATTATCGGACTTATCATCTCGGACGGAACGTTTTTAGGAATAAAATATAAAGCGCTGGTATTGATGGGAATGTACCTTCTGGGTTTTGTGGTTGCTTTGTTTTCAGCCGCCGTTCTTAACAGGTTTATTAAAAATAAAGGTAAAACATATCTGGTAATGGATTTGCCAACGTACAAGAAGCCGCTTTTCGGATATGATTTTAAAATGGTTCTGGGGAAAGTGTGGGACTTTATTACAGGAGCTGGGAAAATTATTTTCATCGTAAGCATTATCATTTGGTTTTTAAGCTATTTCGGACCCAAACAAAAACCGGATCAATTTGTGGCGACCAACGTTGAGCTTGATCATTCTTACTTAGCCAAAATGGGTAAAGGTATAGAGCCGGTAATTGCACCTCTCGGATACGACTGGAAAATGGGTGTCGGAATCCTGACAAGTTTTGTCGCAAGGGAAGTTTTTGTAGGAACAATGTCTACACTATACAGCCTTGAAGATGATGCGCCGGAAGTAAAAGTAATTGATAAAATGAGAAGAGATGTAAAACCGAACGGCGAAAAAGTGTTTAGCTTTGCAACAGGGGTTTCAGTACTTCTCTTTTACGCATTTGCAATGCAGTGTATTTCTACACTCGCAGTAGTCTACAGAGAAACCAAAAGCTGGAAATGGACAGCTTTACAGGTGATCATGATGACAGGATTGGCATATTTTGTGTCCATGTTTGCATATCAAATCTTAAAATAA
- a CDS encoding GLPGLI family protein produces MKKLFSIFFIALFAFVSAQDKDSKETANRFFYELTFKPKKDSAKLDKVLTVLDIAKDRSVYRDYTVIGQDSIIKVQVEAMQKSGVFKDLSKTIRMPKFSEKIVKYYPDMKVQYVERIASGFSPMAIAYNETIKFDWKISNEKEKIGPYNAQKATVDFGGRKWTAWFSTELPFQDGPFKFSGLPGLIVKIEDEGKNYSWILQGNKKVQNWEELSYSEKISNMSLKVTDMPREKFEKTFSDFKKDPFATARPMMTQEIMSKTIPGMDGTIGDMMKKQEKMYKDFFNSNDNPIELTYSSADKKKK; encoded by the coding sequence ATGAAAAAGCTATTTTCAATATTTTTTATCGCGCTTTTTGCTTTTGTAAGTGCTCAGGACAAAGATTCTAAAGAAACGGCGAACCGTTTTTTTTATGAGCTTACCTTTAAACCGAAGAAAGATTCTGCAAAACTGGATAAAGTACTTACTGTACTTGATATTGCTAAAGACCGTTCTGTTTACAGAGATTATACCGTAATAGGACAGGATTCTATTATCAAAGTTCAAGTGGAGGCCATGCAAAAGTCAGGAGTATTCAAAGACCTGTCAAAAACGATCAGGATGCCAAAATTTTCAGAGAAGATTGTAAAATATTACCCGGATATGAAAGTGCAGTATGTTGAAAGAATAGCAAGCGGGTTTTCACCAATGGCTATTGCATACAACGAAACCATCAAGTTTGACTGGAAAATTTCTAATGAAAAAGAGAAAATAGGACCCTATAATGCTCAAAAAGCAACAGTAGATTTCGGAGGAAGAAAGTGGACAGCATGGTTCAGTACGGAACTTCCTTTTCAGGATGGACCTTTTAAATTTTCAGGATTACCGGGGCTCATTGTAAAGATCGAAGACGAAGGTAAAAATTATTCTTGGATCCTGCAGGGAAATAAAAAAGTTCAGAATTGGGAAGAACTTTCTTATTCAGAAAAAATTTCCAATATGTCTCTGAAAGTAACAGATATGCCGAGAGAGAAATTTGAAAAGACATTCAGTGATTTCAAGAAAGATCCTTTTGCTACTGCAAGACCAATGATGACTCAGGAAATTATGTCTAAAACAATACCGGGAATGGACGGAACGATTGGAGATATGATGAAAAAACAGGAGAAAATGTACAAAGATTTCTTCAATTCCAACGATAACCCAATAGAACTTACTTATTCCTCAGCAGATAAAAAGAAAAAATAA